Genomic window (Candidatus Vicinibacter proximus):
ACTTATCTGTACCTAATACAAATGTTCTACTAACAGTATTTTCATCCCCCTTTTTCGCAAGTGTTGGTTTTACAAAAGAATTGTCACCATGCATCCATTTTTTGATTATGTTTCGTTTTTCACTATTGCCTTTGGGTAAAAACCATGCCACAAAGCCGGGATTTTTCAAAGCTATTTCAGGTATCTGAGTATTGTTATTTTCGGTGTAATCCGTACAAATTAAATATCCTAAGAAGCCACAAATTATAGCAATGCATAAGTAAATTGTTGCAAAGTAATATAGAACATTAGAAGACTTTAAAGAATACTTATTCTTCATAGTTTTTTGTTATTTAGGTGTCTTGTTCTATCTCTTTCTGTTTTTTTTATAATATTATTATGGAATGCTTTATCAAGATCAATATTCATCTGATTTGCAAGACAAAAGCATACAAAAAATATGTCCGTTAACTCATCTTCTATTTTCTCCGAAGGATTATCTTTTTCTTCAGAATTTTTAAATGACTGTTCTCCATAAACTCTTGCCATAT
Coding sequences:
- a CDS encoding pyrophosphatase; the protein is MTNLALLMEEVGELARYMARVYGEQSFKNSEEKDNPSEKIEDELTDIFFVCFCLANQMNIDLDKAFHNNIIKKTERDRTRHLNNKKL